A stretch of the Candidatus Methylopumilus planktonicus genome encodes the following:
- a CDS encoding multidrug effflux MFS transporter, translated as MNSSHMMRVFVLAGLAALAPFAIDTYLPAFHVMTNDLETTPHAIQQSLTFYLLPYAFMTLFHGAISDAIGRIDTIKIGLGIFILGSLTAAFANSVEMLWLGRILQGVGGGAGNVVARAMVRDLFQGPEAQRVMATIQMLFGIAPAVAPMIGGLLLGIHWHSIFIFLAIYASISLIAAIKYLPETMPQSNRVSFSFPAVTHRYKTIFSDKEFLLLVLALGANFSGFFLYVLSSPIFIVDHLGLSSAQFAYLFIPTVSGMIFGSYLSKKAAGKLSHKKTIQISYIWMFLIAFLNVLFCAFFETNLLINIGLVALYNIGMSLVMPVLSIAALDRFEKIRGTASSGQAFIQMLLSTVSAGLIVPFLWFSPLGLSIGMLGYSIISVLIISQTKSLS; from the coding sequence ATGAACTCATCTCATATGATGCGTGTATTTGTATTGGCAGGCTTGGCTGCATTAGCGCCATTTGCGATCGATACTTATTTGCCTGCATTCCATGTCATGACGAATGATTTAGAAACAACCCCTCACGCTATTCAGCAAAGTCTTACTTTTTATTTGTTACCCTATGCATTTATGACTTTATTTCATGGCGCCATCTCTGATGCAATTGGTCGCATTGATACCATTAAAATTGGCTTAGGTATTTTTATACTAGGTTCCCTCACGGCTGCATTTGCGAATAGTGTTGAAATGTTATGGTTAGGCCGAATTTTACAAGGCGTAGGTGGAGGAGCAGGTAATGTAGTTGCGCGTGCAATGGTGCGTGATTTATTTCAAGGCCCAGAAGCGCAACGTGTCATGGCGACTATACAAATGCTGTTTGGTATTGCACCTGCAGTAGCACCTATGATTGGCGGGCTTCTATTAGGCATTCATTGGCATAGCATTTTTATATTCTTAGCGATCTATGCATCTATCTCATTAATTGCTGCAATTAAATATTTACCTGAAACAATGCCTCAATCAAATCGCGTTTCTTTTTCTTTCCCAGCAGTCACACATCGATATAAAACTATTTTTTCAGATAAAGAATTTTTACTACTTGTACTTGCATTAGGTGCAAATTTCTCAGGATTTTTCTTGTATGTTTTATCAAGCCCTATATTTATTGTTGACCACTTAGGTCTTAGTTCAGCACAATTTGCTTATCTTTTTATACCCACTGTATCGGGTATGATTTTTGGCTCTTACTTATCAAAAAAAGCGGCCGGAAAATTATCCCATAAAAAAACAATTCAAATTTCCTACATTTGGATGTTTTTGATAGCTTTTCTTAATGTACTTTTTTGCGCTTTTTTTGAAACAAATCTATTGATTAATATTGGTTTAGTGGCTCTTTATAACATTGGTATGTCTCTAGTTATGCCTGTTCTATCTATTGCAGCACTTGACCGTTTTGAAAAAATTAGGGGGACTGCGTCATCAGGGCAAGCTTTTATTCAGATGTTGCTTTCTACAGTTTCTGCGGGTTTGATAGTGCCTTTTCTTTGGTTTTCACCTCTTGGGCTATCTATTGGTATGCTGGGATATTCTATTATTAGTGTTTTGATAATTTCTCAAACAAAATCATTAAGTTAA
- the cysD gene encoding sulfate adenylyltransferase subunit CysD has translation MTTLSNFTHLDWLESEAIHILREVAGQCSNPVLLFSGGKDSLCLLRLAEKAFRPRRFPFPLLHIDTGHNYDEVIQFRDLRAKELNERLIVRTLEDSMKRGTIVLKTPDEPRNKHQSVTLLEAIAEFEFDCCIGGARRDEEKARAKERIMSFRDEFGQWDPKNQRPELWNLFNARVHKGENIRAFPISNWTEMDVWQYIERENLGLPSIYFAHKRPIVRRGGAIVPITSLTPKKDHEVVEEIMVRYRTVGDITCTAPVESVADSVKKIIIETASTTITERGATRLDDQTSDASMEQRKKEGYF, from the coding sequence ATGACAACACTCTCAAATTTTACGCATCTCGACTGGCTAGAATCTGAAGCGATTCATATCTTGCGAGAAGTCGCTGGCCAATGCAGTAACCCAGTATTACTTTTCTCAGGCGGTAAGGACTCACTCTGTTTATTAAGGTTGGCAGAAAAGGCATTTAGACCACGTCGCTTTCCTTTTCCGCTGCTTCATATTGATACGGGACATAACTATGACGAAGTCATTCAATTTAGAGACCTTCGTGCGAAAGAACTCAATGAAAGATTAATTGTGCGCACTCTTGAAGATTCCATGAAACGTGGCACGATAGTTTTAAAGACACCCGATGAACCTCGCAATAAACATCAATCAGTCACACTCTTAGAAGCCATTGCTGAATTTGAATTTGATTGTTGTATAGGCGGCGCTAGGCGTGATGAAGAAAAAGCACGTGCTAAAGAACGTATCATGAGCTTCAGAGATGAATTTGGTCAGTGGGATCCGAAGAACCAAAGACCTGAGTTATGGAATCTTTTTAACGCTCGTGTTCATAAGGGTGAAAATATTCGCGCCTTCCCTATTTCCAATTGGACTGAGATGGATGTTTGGCAATATATTGAACGAGAAAATTTAGGTTTACCTAGTATCTACTTCGCACATAAACGCCCCATAGTGAGACGTGGTGGTGCCATTGTGCCTATTACATCGCTTACACCTAAAAAAGATCATGAGGTCGTTGAAGAAATTATGGTGCGCTATAGAACGGTAGGTGATATTACATGCACAGCCCCCGTTGAAAGTGTGGCTGATAGTGTAAAAAAAATTATTATTGAAACCGCAAGTACCACAATCACAGAGCGTGGCGCGACAAGATTAGATGATCAAACATCAGATGCGTCTATGGAACAACGTAAAAAAGAAGGTTACTTCTAA
- the aroF gene encoding 3-deoxy-7-phosphoheptulonate synthase, with amino-acid sequence MIIVMSNVATEEQIESVIKRIEEKGLEASVSRGTERTVIGAIGDERSLDPELLESLPGVEQALHIVKPYKIVAREWHKEDTVIDIQGNLIGGKQIQIISGPCSVETPDQMEKSAKAVKAAGVRLMRGGAFKPRTSPYTFQGTGVEGLEMFRKAADKEGLPIVTELMDARQLDTFMKYKVDVIQIGTRSMQNFELLKEVGKVNVPVILKRGMSATISEWLMAAEYIAAGGNHNIIFCERGIRTFETYYRNVLDVTAIPVLKKETHLPVIVDPSHAGGKAWMVAALSRAAIAAGADGLLVEMHPNPCEAWCDADQAINPQELISLMGELRGIAKVIGREIL; translated from the coding sequence ATGATTATTGTAATGAGCAACGTTGCAACCGAAGAGCAAATTGAATCGGTAATTAAACGTATAGAAGAAAAGGGACTGGAAGCTAGTGTTTCCCGTGGCACCGAAAGAACCGTCATCGGCGCGATTGGAGATGAGCGAAGTCTTGACCCAGAACTTTTAGAGTCTCTTCCTGGTGTTGAGCAAGCGCTCCATATTGTTAAGCCTTATAAAATTGTTGCGCGCGAATGGCATAAAGAAGACACCGTCATCGATATTCAAGGCAATCTCATTGGCGGCAAGCAAATTCAAATTATTTCAGGCCCGTGTTCCGTAGAAACACCTGATCAGATGGAAAAATCTGCAAAAGCTGTAAAAGCAGCTGGTGTTAGATTGATGCGCGGTGGTGCATTTAAACCTCGCACAAGTCCTTACACATTCCAAGGGACAGGCGTTGAAGGTTTAGAAATGTTTAGAAAAGCTGCAGACAAAGAAGGTTTACCTATTGTGACCGAGCTTATGGATGCAAGACAGCTTGATACATTTATGAAATATAAAGTGGATGTGATTCAAATTGGTACCCGCAGCATGCAAAATTTTGAGCTTCTAAAAGAAGTAGGTAAAGTCAACGTGCCAGTGATTTTAAAACGTGGGATGTCAGCAACGATTTCAGAATGGTTAATGGCTGCAGAATATATTGCAGCAGGCGGTAATCATAATATTATTTTCTGTGAGCGTGGTATTCGAACTTTTGAAACTTATTACAGAAATGTATTGGATGTTACAGCTATCCCAGTGTTGAAGAAAGAAACACATCTTCCCGTTATTGTTGATCCTTCTCATGCAGGTGGTAAAGCATGGATGGTGGCAGCGTTATCCAGAGCGGCGATAGCTGCAGGTGCTGATGGTCTTCTAGTTGAAATGCATCCTAATCCATGCGAAGCATGGTGTGATGCAGATCAAGCCATTAATCCGCAAGAGCTTATTTCACTCATGGGTGAATTAAGAGGTATTGCTAAAGTGATTGGCCGCGAAATTCTTTAA
- a CDS encoding sulfate adenylyltransferase subunit 1, translating into MSQENFQDSLLRFMTCGSVDDGKSTLIGRLLFDTKTILTDTLTQIEKTSKKRGMTAVDLSLITDGLQAEREQGITIDVAYRYFSTGTRKYIIADAPGHEQYTRNMVTAASTAHLAIILIDARKGVLTQTRRHSFLAKLVGIPHIVVAINKMDLIDYDESKYKAICESYKAFAKEIKLSENRTIEFVPMSALNGDMIVDRGESIKWYKGPTLLDILEKTTADYAGKDKDFRFPVQFVCRPHASDDHNLHDYRGFMGRVESGSISVGDEITVLPSQYKSKIKSIQLGDTELKKAISEQSVTILLEDEIDISRGDMIIKSDDAIEPTKSINATVCWLSETPMASSRTYLIRHTSRESKAKLDKIDFKVNIETLAHESISNLSMNDIAQVTFKLAQPIMADPYQNNRSTGAFIIIDESTYHTVGAGMIT; encoded by the coding sequence ATGTCACAAGAAAATTTCCAAGATAGCTTATTACGTTTTATGACATGCGGCAGTGTCGATGATGGAAAGAGTACGCTCATCGGTCGTCTTCTTTTTGATACTAAAACAATTCTTACAGACACACTCACCCAAATTGAAAAAACCTCTAAAAAAAGAGGTATGACAGCCGTTGATTTATCATTAATTACTGACGGACTTCAAGCGGAACGTGAGCAAGGTATTACGATCGATGTTGCATATAGATACTTTAGTACTGGTACTCGTAAATATATTATTGCAGATGCTCCAGGGCATGAACAATACACTCGCAATATGGTGACTGCAGCATCTACCGCCCATTTAGCGATTATCCTAATCGACGCTAGAAAAGGTGTTCTTACACAAACAAGACGTCATTCCTTTTTAGCTAAACTTGTTGGCATTCCTCATATCGTTGTAGCAATTAACAAAATGGACTTAATCGATTACGATGAAAGCAAATACAAAGCGATTTGTGAAAGTTATAAAGCGTTCGCAAAAGAAATTAAATTATCAGAAAATCGTACAATCGAATTTGTACCCATGTCAGCACTTAATGGAGACATGATTGTAGATCGCGGTGAATCTATAAAATGGTACAAAGGCCCTACACTGCTCGATATCTTAGAAAAAACAACTGCAGATTATGCAGGAAAAGATAAAGACTTCAGATTCCCCGTGCAATTCGTTTGCCGTCCTCATGCTTCTGATGATCATAATCTTCATGACTATAGAGGATTTATGGGTCGCGTTGAGTCTGGATCCATTTCTGTTGGGGACGAAATTACAGTCCTACCTTCTCAATACAAATCAAAAATAAAATCAATTCAATTGGGTGATACAGAACTTAAAAAAGCGATCTCGGAACAGTCCGTGACTATTCTTCTAGAAGATGAAATTGATATTTCACGTGGAGACATGATTATTAAGTCAGATGATGCTATAGAGCCCACAAAGAGTATTAATGCAACGGTATGTTGGTTATCAGAGACTCCCATGGCATCATCAAGAACTTATTTGATTCGCCATACATCTCGCGAATCAAAAGCTAAATTAGACAAGATCGATTTTAAAGTAAATATCGAAACATTGGCTCATGAATCTATTTCAAATTTAAGTATGAATGATATTGCTCAAGTAACATTTAAATTAGCACAACCCATTATGGCCGACCCCTATCAAAATAACCGATCTACTGGTGCTTTTATCATTATTGATGAATCCACTTATCATACGGTAGGCGCCGGCATGATTACATAA
- a CDS encoding phosphoadenylyl-sulfate reductase: protein MSIQPIKLTKKHIDTIDINDALRKTIEGKSQKVISLIQKNIEELHSVAFANSLGAEDMVLVDLIRRNKLNVEIFSIDTGRLPSETYNLIQEVEDKYQFKIKLYFPNQEKVESYVNVYGINAFYNSLDLRKSCCGIRKVEPLKRALKDKKAWITGMRQEQSQTRLTLKEEEFDEAHQSQKLNPLSSWSELEIWAYIKVNEVPYNALHDQFYPSIGCAPCTRPISEGEDIRAGRWWWEDPQNKECGLHVK, encoded by the coding sequence ATGAGCATTCAACCTATAAAGCTTACTAAAAAGCATATCGATACAATCGATATCAATGATGCACTTAGAAAAACGATTGAGGGAAAATCACAAAAAGTCATTTCACTGATTCAAAAGAATATTGAAGAACTCCATTCTGTTGCTTTTGCAAATAGCTTAGGTGCAGAAGATATGGTTCTTGTTGATCTCATCCGAAGAAATAAACTGAATGTTGAGATTTTTTCGATTGACACAGGAAGGTTGCCTTCTGAAACCTACAATTTGATTCAAGAGGTAGAAGATAAGTATCAATTCAAAATCAAACTTTATTTTCCTAACCAAGAAAAAGTGGAAAGCTATGTCAATGTTTATGGCATCAATGCTTTTTACAACTCCCTTGATTTAAGAAAATCGTGTTGTGGTATTCGAAAAGTTGAACCCTTAAAACGCGCTTTAAAAGATAAAAAAGCTTGGATTACAGGCATGAGACAAGAACAATCACAAACCCGATTGACATTAAAAGAAGAAGAGTTTGATGAAGCCCATCAATCTCAAAAATTGAATCCATTAAGCTCTTGGAGTGAACTTGAAATTTGGGCTTATATCAAAGTTAATGAAGTGCCTTATAACGCACTTCATGATCAATTTTATCCAAGTATTGGTTGTGCTCCTTGTACGCGACCAATCTCTGAAGGTGAAGATATTAGAGCCGGACGCTGGTGGTGGGAAGATCCTCAAAATAAAGAATGTGGACTGCACGTAAAATAA
- the pqqB gene encoding pyrroloquinoline quinone biosynthesis protein PqqB, with the protein MLIHVLGAGAGGGFPQWNCNCQNCDGLRKGTIKATKRTQSSICVSSDGVHWVLFNTSPDVLQQIQNFPPLQPGRAIRDSGISAIILIDAQIDHTTGLLMLREGTQKRELYSTDMVYQDLTTGNPLLKILDHYCGINHHEISTDGKTSFEIPQIENLTFTAVVLKSAAPPYSPHRNNPHPGDTIGMLIEDKKTQKRLFYAPGLGEIEPHLPPLFKKADCIMVDGTFWTNTEMIDMGLMTKKARDIGHNPQSGEGGMIEVLDRYPQAKKVLIHINNTNPILREDSKERAILTEHGIEVAYDGMDIVL; encoded by the coding sequence ATGCTTATACACGTATTAGGCGCAGGTGCGGGTGGAGGATTTCCTCAGTGGAACTGTAATTGTCAAAACTGCGACGGTCTTCGAAAAGGTACTATTAAGGCAACAAAACGCACACAGTCTTCTATCTGTGTAAGTTCTGACGGCGTTCATTGGGTGCTCTTTAATACGTCACCTGATGTGTTGCAACAAATTCAAAACTTTCCACCTTTACAGCCCGGTCGAGCTATTCGTGATAGTGGCATTTCAGCCATTATTCTTATTGATGCACAAATTGATCACACAACAGGTTTGTTGATGCTTCGTGAGGGTACGCAAAAACGTGAACTGTATTCTACTGATATGGTGTATCAAGATCTCACTACAGGTAATCCACTCTTAAAAATTTTAGATCACTACTGTGGAATTAATCATCATGAGATTTCGACTGATGGTAAAACTTCCTTTGAAATACCTCAAATAGAAAATCTTACATTCACTGCTGTTGTTTTAAAGAGTGCTGCACCCCCATATTCACCGCATCGAAATAATCCACACCCAGGTGACACGATTGGTATGTTGATCGAAGACAAAAAAACACAGAAGCGATTATTTTATGCACCAGGCTTAGGTGAAATCGAACCTCATTTGCCACCTTTATTTAAAAAAGCAGACTGTATTATGGTGGACGGTACTTTCTGGACGAATACAGAAATGATTGATATGGGTTTAATGACAAAGAAAGCGCGAGATATTGGCCATAACCCTCAATCGGGTGAGGGCGGTATGATTGAAGTATTGGATCGATACCCACAAGCTAAAAAAGTGCTTATACACATCAATAATACAAACCCAATTTTACGAGAAGATTCAAAAGAGCGTGCAATCTTAACTGAGCATGGCATCGAAGTTGCATACGATGGTATGGATATTGTTTTATAA
- the pqqC gene encoding pyrroloquinoline-quinone synthase PqqC, with the protein MDKIWTRAEFEEKLREKGRGYHIYHPFHVMMYEGKLTKEQLQSWVLNRFYYQIGIPQKDAAILSNCPDVEVRKQWIVRITDHDGVDDAVGGIEAWIKLGEAVGLTREDVTSLKHVSPGVRFAVDAYINFAKQRPWQESVCSSLTELFAPHIHQQRISSWPEVYPWINESGLSYFKKRLTEARRDVEQGLSVTVDYFSQSRAMQERALDILQFKLNVLWVIADSIMLASSNIKVEDRDYLRQPVF; encoded by the coding sequence ATGGATAAAATTTGGACAAGAGCAGAGTTTGAAGAAAAGCTTCGTGAGAAGGGTCGGGGTTATCATATCTACCATCCTTTCCATGTGATGATGTACGAAGGAAAGCTCACGAAAGAACAACTCCAGAGTTGGGTACTAAATCGCTTTTATTATCAAATTGGTATTCCACAAAAAGATGCAGCCATTCTTTCTAACTGTCCCGATGTTGAAGTTAGAAAGCAATGGATAGTGCGTATCACTGATCATGATGGTGTGGATGATGCAGTGGGTGGAATAGAAGCTTGGATTAAATTAGGTGAAGCAGTTGGGTTAACGAGAGAAGATGTCACTTCTTTAAAGCATGTAAGTCCTGGTGTTCGTTTCGCAGTCGATGCTTATATTAATTTTGCAAAACAAAGACCATGGCAAGAGTCAGTATGCTCATCACTCACTGAGTTATTTGCACCACATATTCACCAACAACGTATCAGCTCATGGCCTGAAGTCTATCCTTGGATTAATGAATCTGGACTCTCATATTTCAAAAAACGCTTAACGGAAGCAAGGCGCGATGTAGAGCAGGGCTTGTCTGTAACAGTTGATTATTTTAGTCAATCTCGTGCAATGCAAGAGCGTGCATTAGACATTCTTCAATTCAAACTCAATGTGCTATGGGTGATTGCAGATTCCATTATGCTTGCATCTTCAAATATTAAAGTTGAAGATCGCGATTATCTAAGACAGCCTGTATTCTAA
- a CDS encoding DUF934 domain-containing protein, translated as MHNSQLILNQSIVEDEWIFVALPSGNEEVKKQAGKVVLFKLTGESLPTDLQINETAIPQAGKIILPLSVYLKNRDTLQVRVKNKEIALWVATHETLDALLVLEKDINVFPLIAVFVERFQDGRIFSLGNLLRTRYQFKNILRAFGDVLQDQLFYLKRSGFDSYLIKTGKDANEALKALQSFSDPYQGAVDVKEPIWKRKARS; from the coding sequence ATGCATAATTCACAACTCATTCTTAATCAGTCTATTGTAGAAGACGAATGGATATTTGTAGCACTTCCTAGTGGTAATGAAGAAGTAAAAAAACAAGCCGGTAAAGTTGTTTTATTCAAATTAACTGGTGAATCACTTCCTACGGATTTACAAATTAATGAAACAGCTATCCCGCAAGCTGGAAAAATTATTTTGCCATTAAGTGTATATCTAAAAAATCGCGATACGTTGCAGGTAAGAGTTAAAAATAAAGAAATTGCATTGTGGGTAGCGACACATGAAACCTTAGATGCTTTATTAGTTCTAGAAAAAGACATTAATGTATTTCCACTGATTGCTGTATTTGTGGAACGATTTCAAGATGGGCGTATATTTTCATTAGGTAACTTACTTCGCACACGTTATCAATTTAAAAATATATTGAGAGCTTTTGGAGACGTCTTACAAGATCAATTGTTTTACTTAAAACGTTCAGGGTTTGATAGCTACCTTATTAAAACTGGAAAAGATGCTAATGAGGCATTAAAAGCACTTCAGTCTTTCAGTGATCCATATCAAGGCGCAGTTGACGTTAAGGAGCCTATCTGGAAAAGGAAGGCGCGTTCATGA
- the pqqD gene encoding pyrroloquinoline quinone biosynthesis peptide chaperone PqqD, with translation MTIEHQDILKIAAHHRFQWEEAQQSHVILFPEGMVKLNGSAGEVLSLVDGKNSVDQIVSALKEKFKDVEGIEKDILSMIQFALDKAWIEKAN, from the coding sequence ATGACGATTGAACACCAAGATATTTTAAAGATTGCAGCACATCACAGATTCCAGTGGGAAGAAGCGCAGCAGTCACACGTCATTTTATTTCCCGAGGGCATGGTCAAACTCAATGGAAGTGCGGGTGAAGTTTTAAGTTTGGTTGATGGAAAAAACTCAGTCGATCAAATTGTCAGTGCTCTAAAAGAAAAATTTAAAGATGTCGAAGGTATCGAAAAAGATATTTTATCTATGATTCAATTCGCTTTAGATAAGGCGTGGATTGAGAAAGCTAATTAA
- the fdxA gene encoding ferredoxin FdxA, with amino-acid sequence MTYVVTENCIKCKYTDCVDVCPVDCFVEGPNFLAINPDECIDCTLCVAECPAEAIFAEDDVPADQQDFIKINADMSKIWPVISSRKDPLPEADSFNGKPNKRSLLDN; translated from the coding sequence ATGACTTACGTAGTGACTGAAAATTGTATTAAATGTAAATATACCGACTGTGTTGACGTTTGCCCTGTCGATTGTTTTGTTGAAGGTCCTAATTTCCTAGCAATTAATCCTGACGAATGTATTGACTGCACTCTATGCGTAGCCGAGTGCCCTGCTGAAGCTATATTTGCAGAAGATGATGTGCCAGCAGATCAACAGGACTTCATTAAGATCAATGCAGATATGTCAAAAATATGGCCAGTGATCTCCTCCAGAAAAGACCCGCTTCCTGAAGCAGACTCTTTTAATGGAAAACCAAATAAAAGAAGTTTGTTAGATAATTAA
- the pqqE gene encoding pyrroloquinoline quinone biosynthesis protein PqqE, protein MVIQNNGVAASVTHTQPLWLLAEITYRCPLHCAFCYNPTDYDKHTQSELSTEQWINVLRDARKLGALQLGISGGEPLLRDDIEEIVIEAKKLGYYSNLITSGVGLTEKRIQAFKEGGLDHIQLSMHDITEEINNFITNTKTFELKKKVAAMIKNHGYPMVLNVVIHRYNIGHIKEILEMAEALGADYVELANTQYYGWSLVNRNQLMPTKEQIDHAEKVTNEFREKVGNKMKVFFVVPDYFSDRPKKCMNGWGEVFMIVTANGDVLPCHSARVLPNMEFPNVKDKGLMWAWQDSPAFNRYRGDSWMKEPCRTCPEKENDLGGCRCQAFLLSGDAESADPVCSLSPNHHIIEKAIEDAKNPVLQAQPILFRNDKNSKKIISGEVNDLIKDFHATP, encoded by the coding sequence ATGGTAATACAAAATAATGGTGTAGCAGCATCTGTCACACATACACAACCTTTATGGCTATTAGCTGAAATCACATATCGATGCCCACTCCATTGTGCTTTTTGTTACAACCCTACTGATTATGATAAACATACACAGAGTGAATTATCGACAGAACAGTGGATTAATGTCTTACGTGATGCAAGAAAGTTAGGCGCACTTCAACTAGGTATTTCAGGTGGCGAGCCTCTGCTTCGAGACGACATTGAAGAAATTGTGATAGAAGCAAAAAAATTAGGCTACTACAGCAATCTTATTACTTCAGGTGTCGGCTTAACCGAAAAAAGAATTCAGGCATTCAAAGAGGGTGGATTAGACCATATTCAACTCTCAATGCATGATATTACTGAAGAAATTAATAACTTCATTACAAACACGAAAACATTTGAATTAAAGAAAAAAGTTGCCGCGATGATTAAGAACCATGGCTATCCTATGGTGCTCAACGTTGTAATCCATCGCTATAATATTGGCCATATCAAAGAAATCTTAGAGATGGCTGAAGCTCTAGGCGCTGATTATGTTGAATTAGCTAATACGCAATATTACGGTTGGTCGCTTGTAAATCGTAATCAATTAATGCCCACTAAAGAGCAAATTGATCACGCAGAAAAAGTAACCAATGAATTTAGAGAAAAAGTTGGCAACAAAATGAAAGTTTTCTTTGTGGTGCCTGATTATTTCTCGGATCGCCCGAAGAAATGTATGAATGGATGGGGAGAGGTCTTTATGATTGTCACTGCAAATGGCGATGTTCTTCCTTGTCATTCAGCACGCGTATTGCCTAATATGGAATTCCCAAATGTTAAAGATAAAGGCCTCATGTGGGCATGGCAAGATTCTCCAGCATTTAATCGATATCGAGGTGATAGTTGGATGAAAGAGCCTTGCAGAACTTGTCCTGAAAAAGAAAATGATTTAGGCGGTTGCCGCTGCCAAGCATTCTTATTATCAGGTGATGCAGAGAGTGCTGATCCAGTATGTAGTTTGTCGCCTAATCATCACATCATAGAAAAAGCGATTGAAGATGCTAAAAATCCTGTTCTCCAAGCGCAACCGATTCTTTTTAGAAATGATAAAAATTCCAAGAAAATTATTTCTGGCGAAGTAAATGATTTAATTAAAGACTTTCACGCAACACCTTAA